The following coding sequences are from one Salvia hispanica cultivar TCC Black 2014 chromosome 3, UniMelb_Shisp_WGS_1.0, whole genome shotgun sequence window:
- the LOC125214541 gene encoding uncharacterized protein LOC125214541 — MSRVPFELLELTILSAQNLAPASQNLPKNLCKNLSKHQKTYTVAWIDPTRKLKTRPDTKGNNNPHWNQKFVYRVDKDMDSDTASVVMEIYAVGWFKDNLVGSVTVLIRDLIPAAVRHERRVVALQVRRPHSGRPQGILSIGVALLDNTMKSMPLCPAFVVGGSGDLAGAGAGEVAGEKKLTRTLSDQTDLSRLPGENKRKRVGPICPFAGDLAADVGDGTAAGAGADESVISDLGPSPSVVAIAVAHGLYPLQQRPAANPGSLVLEDWTVKREEAKAEDLQTKLEQWRLDQGYQRLGNGVDTKMLRKSIHRRSRTAEGSEGDGRFSCFGNACGCELSLSYGGGGKNRHRDSASGIVIS, encoded by the coding sequence ATGTCTCGAGTCCCTTTCGAGCTCCTAGAGCTCACCATCCTCTCGGCCCAGAATCTCGCCCCCGCGTCCCAAAATCTACCAAAAAATCTATGCAAAAACTTGTCCAAGCATCAAAAAACCTACACGGTCGCATGGATCGACCCGACCCGCAAGCTAAAAACCCGACCCGACACCAAGGGCAATAACAACCCGCATTGGAACCAGAAGTTCGTGTATCGGGTCGACAAGGACATGGACTCGGACACGGCCTCTGTCGTCATGGAAATCTACGCGGTCGGGTGGTTCAAGGACAACCTCGTCGGCTCCGTCACCGTTTTAATCCGCGACCTCATCCCGGCCGCCGTCCGCCACGAGCGCCGCGTGGTGGCCCTCCAGGTCCGCCGCCCCCACTCCGGGCGGCCCCAGGGCATCCTCAGCATCGGCGTCGCCCTCCTCGACAACACCATGAAGAGCATGCCGCTCTGCCCGGCGTTCGTCGTCGGAGGCTCCGGCGACCTCGCCGGAGCCGGCGCCGGCGAAGTTGCCggagagaaaaaattgacCCGGACGCTCAGCGATCAGACGGATTTGTCGCGGTTGCCCGGGGAGAATAAGCGGAAGAGGGTCGGTCCGATTTGCCCCTTCGCCGGCGACCTCGCCGCCGACGTCGGCGACGGTACCgccgccggcgccggcgccgATGAGTCGGTGATATCGGATTTGGGGCCTTCGCCGTCGGTGGTGGCGATCGCGGTGGCGCACGGGCTGTATCCGCTGCAGCAGCGGCCGGCGGCGAATCCGGGGAGCTTGGTGCTGGAGGATTGGACGGTGAAGCGGGAGGAGGCGAAGGCGGAGGATTTGCAGACGAAGCTGGAGCAATGGCGGCTGGACCAAGGGTACCAGAGGCTCGGAAACGGCGTCGATACTAAGATGCTGAGGAAGAGCATACACCGCCGGAGTAGAACGGCGGAAGGCAGCGAGGGCGACGGCCGGTTCTCGTGCTTCGGGAATGCGTGCGGTTGCGAATTATCCTTGAGTTACGGTGGCGGCGGGAAGAATCGGCACCGTGATTCCGCTAGCGGAATTgtaatttcttga
- the LOC125209050 gene encoding uncharacterized protein LOC125209050, with amino-acid sequence MSAGLWECCRSSCFDDFQFEELLQEPEPFSLPQPLPQWPKGKAFATGKIGLGELEVAQITKFDKIWSCTPLLGSASGVTFYRPSGVPAGYFSLGHYCQPSDQRLRGYVLAAKCRSSEESSSPALEKPLGYSLVWSEDTRRDGSGYIWLPNAPQGYKAMGFVVTAKSGQPDVEEVRCVRGDLTASCEVDEVLFDRRAIFSSGKFYVWSTRACERGMLCRSIPVGTFYCSRDDSGEVSSIACLRNLDASLDAMPDLEQVHALIHHYGPTLYFHPDEAYLPSSVSWFFDNGSLLYKDGMDKGVEIDSRGSILPSGGWNDGEFWLDLPSEEKWHEFVKSGCIETAELYVHVKPASGGSFTDIAMWIFCPFNGPATIQVASFSFPLNAIGEHVGDWEHYTLRVSNFTGELWSVYYSEHSGGRWVDASELEFIDGNKPAVYASRNGHASFPHEGCYIQGSSTLGVGAANECAKSDYSVDSSTRYRVVAAEYLGDIVVEPAWLQYMREWGPTVVYSSGSELEKILNNLPFFLRFSVESFVELFPTELYGEEGPTGPKEKDNWLGDER; translated from the exons atgtcaGCTGGATTGTGGGAGTGCTGCAGATCATCCTGCTTCGatgattttcaatttgaaGAGCTTCTTCAAGAACCAGAGCCTTTTTCTCTGCCTCAGCCTCTTCCACAATGGCCCAAAG GTAAAGCCTTTGCAACTGGGAAAATTGGCCTAGGAGAACTAGAAGTAGCTCAGATCACTAAGTTTGACAAAATATGGAGCTGCACCCCGTTGCTCGGGTCGGCTAGTGGCGTCACGTTCTACCGGCCTAGTGGCGTTCCAGCCGGATATTTCAGCCTCGGTCACTACTGTCAGCCGAGTGATCAGAGACTGAGGGGCTATGTCCTTGCTGCAAAATGTAGATCAAGTGAAGAATCGAGCTCCCCGGCTCTCGAGAAGCCTCTTGGCTACAGTCTGGTGTGGAGTGAGGACACTCGTCGCGATGGAAGTGGCTACATTTGGCTTCCAAATGCACCACAGGGGTACAAAGCTATGGGATTCGTGGTCACCGCGAAGTCGGGACAGCCTGATGTTGAGGAAGTGAGATGCGTCCGAGGCGATCTCACTGCGAGCTGTGAGGTTGATGAGGTGTTATTCGATAGGAGAGCGATCTTTTCGAGTGGGAAGTTTTATGTGTGGAGCACGAGGGCGTGTGAGCGAGGGATGCTCTGTAGGAGCATTCCCGTTGGCACGTTCTACTGCAGCAGGGATGACAGTGGTGAGGTCTCGAGCATTGCTTGCTTGAGAAACCTCGATGCTTCGTTGGATGCAATGCCGGATCTTGAGCAAGTTCACGCGCTGATCCACCACTACGGGCCGACTCTGTACTTCCATCCCGATGAGGCTTACTTGCCTTCGTCCGTTTCTTGGTTTTTTGACAACGGTTCGCTTCTGTACAAAGATGGGATGGATAAAGGAGTGGAGATTGATTCCCGCGGCTCGATTTTACCTAGTGGCGGCTGGAACGACGGGGAGTTCTGGCTCGATCTCCCGTCGGAAGAGAAGTGGCACGAGTTTGTGAAATCGGGTTGTATCGAAACAGCAGAGCTTTATGTTCATGTGAAGCCAGCCTCAGGGGGGAGTTTCACAGACATTGCAATGTGGATATTCTGCCCCTTCAACGGCCCGGCCACGATCCAGGTCGCGTCGTTCAGCTTCCCTCTCAACGCGATAGGCGAGCACGTGGGCGACTGGGAGCACTACACGCTCCGCGTGAGCAACTTCACCGGGGAGCTCTGGAGCGTTTACTACTCCGAGCACAGCGGGGGGCGGTGGGTGGACGCCTCCGAGCTCGAGTTCATCGACGGGAACAAACCCGCCGTGTACGCATCGAGGAACGGGCACGCGAGTTTCCCCCACGAGGGGTGCTACATTCAGGGCTCGTCCACGCTCGGGGTTGGGGCAGCGAACGAGTGTGCGAAGAGCGACTACTCGGTCGATTCTAGCACGAGGTATCGGGTCGTGGCTGCGGAGTACCTCGGCGACATCGTTGTCGAGCCGGCGTGGCTGCAGTATATGAGGGAATGGGGGCCAACTGTTGTGTACAGCTCAGGGAGTGAGCTGGAGAAGATACTGAACAACCTCCCATTTTTTCTGAGGTTTTCAGTGGAGAGCTTTGTGGAGCTTTTTCCGACGGAGCTTTACGGGGAGGAGGGGCCGACGGGGCCGAAGGAGAAGGACAACTGGTTGGGAGATGAGAGGTGA